A DNA window from Paraclostridium bifermentans contains the following coding sequences:
- the uvrA gene encoding excinuclease ABC subunit UvrA, translating to MNDKIIIKGAKEHNLKNVDLTLPRDKFIVFTGLSGSGKSSLAFDTIYAEGQRRYVESLSAYARQFLGQMEKPNVEYIEGLSPAISIDQKTTSKNPRSTVGTVTEIYDYLRLLFARVGEVYCPTCGKKISQMTVQEIVDKMMDFPERTKLQILSPVVRGQKGTHKKVIENIKKEGFVRLRVDGTNYEVTDEIDLNKNQKHNIEVVVDRIVMKDGIENRLADSIETAVKLSEGLVIAQIIDGEEILYSTKFACPEHGIGIEELSPRMFSFNSPFGACDTCNGLGESKEVDPDLVVPNKELSIKQGAIAAWGSVGTNDDTYYSKMVKSLAEKFNVDLSTPFKDLPEEFVQELLYGHDNVMVEFVYESKYGGNRLYKAPFEGVIVNLERRYRETNSEHSREKIEEFMGERPCPKCKGNRLRKEVLSVLVDNKNIMEVTDYSVNELIEYIENINLTDKQKFIAHEILKEIKARASFLRDVGLDYLNLSRKAGTLSGGEAQRIRLATQIGSALVGVLYVLDEPSIGLHQRDNDRLIKTLRHLTDIGNTLIVVEHDEDTMREADYIVDIGPGAGVHGGEIVAEGNLDEILRNPNSLTGQYLSGKKVIPIPETTREGNGNFIEVVKASENNLKNINAKIPLGKFTCITGVSGSGKSTLINDILYKGIATKVNRLRDKPGKHKEIKGIENIDKIINIDQSPIGRTPRSNPATYTGVFDLIRDLFASTNEAKARGYQKGRFSFNVKGGRCEACKGDGIIKIEMHFLPDVYVPCEICKGERYNRETLQVKYKDKTISDVLDMNVEEASAFFENIPTIKRKLDTLMDVGLSYIKLGQPSTQLSGGEAQRIKLATELSKRATGKTLYILDEPTTGLHMADVDKLITVLQRLADTGNTIVVIEHNLDVIKTCDYIIDLGPEGGDKGGKIIATGTPEEVSKKPGSYTGLFLKKYFEK from the coding sequence ATGAATGATAAAATTATAATAAAAGGAGCTAAAGAGCATAATTTAAAAAATGTAGATTTAACTTTGCCTAGAGATAAATTTATTGTTTTCACTGGTCTTTCAGGATCGGGAAAATCATCTTTAGCTTTTGACACTATATATGCAGAAGGACAAAGAAGATACGTAGAGAGTCTATCTGCATATGCTAGACAATTCCTAGGTCAAATGGAAAAGCCTAATGTAGAGTATATTGAAGGATTATCACCAGCTATATCAATAGATCAGAAAACAACATCAAAAAACCCTCGTTCTACAGTAGGTACAGTAACAGAAATATATGATTATTTAAGATTGTTATTTGCAAGAGTCGGCGAAGTATATTGTCCAACATGTGGGAAAAAGATAAGTCAAATGACAGTACAAGAAATAGTAGATAAGATGATGGATTTCCCAGAAAGAACTAAGTTACAAATATTGTCACCTGTGGTTAGAGGTCAAAAGGGAACGCATAAGAAAGTTATTGAAAACATAAAAAAAGAGGGATTTGTAAGATTAAGAGTAGATGGAACTAATTATGAAGTTACAGATGAAATAGATTTAAATAAAAACCAAAAACATAATATAGAGGTAGTAGTTGATAGAATTGTAATGAAAGATGGTATAGAAAATAGATTAGCAGATTCTATAGAAACAGCTGTAAAATTATCTGAAGGTTTAGTTATAGCTCAAATAATAGATGGAGAAGAAATTCTTTATTCAACTAAATTTGCATGTCCAGAACATGGTATAGGGATAGAAGAGTTATCTCCTAGAATGTTCTCTTTCAACAGTCCTTTTGGAGCTTGTGATACATGTAATGGATTAGGTGAGAGTAAAGAGGTTGATCCAGATCTAGTAGTTCCAAATAAAGAACTTTCTATAAAACAAGGGGCTATAGCTGCTTGGGGCTCAGTTGGAACTAATGATGATACTTACTATAGTAAAATGGTAAAGAGTTTAGCTGAAAAATTTAATGTGGATTTATCTACACCATTTAAAGATTTACCTGAAGAATTTGTTCAAGAGTTACTTTACGGACATGATAATGTTATGGTTGAATTTGTATATGAATCAAAGTATGGAGGAAATAGATTATACAAAGCTCCATTTGAAGGTGTAATAGTAAACTTAGAGAGAAGATATAGAGAAACAAACTCAGAACATTCTAGAGAAAAAATAGAAGAGTTTATGGGAGAAAGACCTTGTCCTAAGTGTAAAGGAAATAGATTAAGAAAAGAAGTTTTATCTGTATTAGTAGATAATAAAAATATAATGGAAGTAACTGATTACTCAGTTAATGAGCTTATAGAATATATTGAAAATATAAACCTAACAGATAAGCAAAAGTTCATAGCTCATGAGATTTTAAAGGAAATAAAAGCTAGAGCATCATTCTTAAGAGATGTTGGACTAGATTATTTAAACTTATCCAGAAAAGCTGGTACATTATCAGGAGGAGAAGCTCAACGTATTAGATTAGCGACACAAATTGGTTCAGCTCTTGTAGGAGTGTTATATGTTTTAGATGAGCCTAGTATAGGATTACACCAAAGAGATAATGACAGATTAATAAAAACTTTAAGACATTTAACTGATATAGGAAATACTCTTATAGTTGTAGAGCATGATGAAGATACAATGAGGGAAGCTGATTATATAGTAGATATAGGTCCAGGAGCAGGAGTTCATGGTGGAGAAATAGTAGCAGAAGGAAATCTTGATGAAATACTTAGAAATCCTAATTCATTAACAGGACAATATTTAAGTGGTAAAAAGGTTATACCAATACCTGAAACTACAAGAGAAGGAAATGGGAATTTCATAGAGGTAGTTAAAGCATCAGAAAATAATTTAAAAAATATAAATGCTAAAATTCCATTAGGAAAGTTTACTTGTATTACAGGTGTATCTGGATCAGGAAAAAGTACATTAATTAATGATATTTTATATAAAGGGATAGCTACAAAAGTTAATAGATTAAGAGACAAGCCAGGTAAACATAAAGAGATAAAAGGAATAGAAAATATAGATAAAATAATAAACATAGATCAAAGTCCAATAGGAAGAACTCCGCGTTCAAATCCTGCAACTTATACAGGTGTATTTGATTTAATAAGAGATTTATTTGCATCAACTAATGAAGCTAAAGCTAGAGGATATCAAAAAGGAAGATTCAGTTTTAATGTTAAAGGTGGAAGATGTGAAGCTTGTAAAGGTGATGGGATAATAAAAATAGAAATGCATTTTTTACCGGATGTTTATGTTCCTTGTGAAATATGTAAGGGAGAAAGATACAACAGAGAAACTCTTCAGGTTAAATATAAAGATAAAACAATATCAGATGTTTTAGATATGAATGTTGAAGAAGCTTCAGCTTTCTTTGAGAACATACCAACAATAAAAAGAAAACTAGATACTCTTATGGATGTTGGGCTTTCATATATAAAATTAGGACAACCATCGACTCAATTATCAGGAGGAGAAGCTCAACGTATTAAACTAGCAACAGAGTTAAGTAAAAGAGCTACAGGAAAGACTTTATATATATTAGATGAGCCAACGACAGGACTTCATATGGCTGATGTAGATAAATTAATAACTGTACTGCAAAGGCTAGCAGATACAGGAAACACTATAGTTGTTATAGAACATAATTTAGATGTTATAAAAACATGTGATTATATAATAGATCTTGGACCAGAAGGTGGAGATAAGGGTGGAAAAATAATTGCAACAGGAACACCAGAAGAAGTTTCTAAAAAGCCAGGTTCATATACAGGATTATTCTTAAAAAAATACTTTGAGAAATAA
- a CDS encoding ABC transporter ATP-binding protein — protein sequence MTKKKLLEVKNLKQYFPIDKSTVVKAVDDISFHIYEGETFGLVGESGSGKSTTGRAIIRLYDPTAGEIVFDGKNISSKKLDKKIKSFVNKNMQMIFQDPMACLNPRMTVMDIIAEGLDIHGLCKTKEERTKTVYELLRTVGLNEQHAGRYPHEFSGGQRQRIGIARSLAIEPKFIIADEPISALDVSIQAQVVNLLRKLQKEKGLTYLFIAHDLSMVKYISDRIGVMHHGRLVELTTSEELYANPLHPYTKSLLSAIPLPDPEHERHRVRIKYDTSVHDYSEHEPKWVEIRPGHFIFGSDPEMEKYEKELAEREATN from the coding sequence ATGACTAAGAAAAAACTATTAGAGGTTAAAAATCTTAAGCAATACTTTCCAATAGATAAAAGCACAGTTGTAAAAGCTGTTGATGATATAAGTTTTCATATTTATGAAGGTGAAACTTTTGGTCTTGTTGGAGAGTCTGGTTCTGGTAAATCTACTACTGGTAGAGCTATAATAAGATTATATGACCCTACTGCTGGTGAAATAGTATTTGATGGTAAAAATATATCAAGTAAAAAATTAGATAAAAAGATTAAATCATTTGTAAATAAAAATATGCAAATGATATTCCAAGATCCTATGGCTTGTCTTAATCCCCGTATGACCGTTATGGATATAATAGCTGAAGGTCTTGATATACATGGATTATGTAAAACAAAGGAGGAAAGAACTAAGACTGTTTACGAATTATTAAGAACTGTTGGATTAAATGAACAACATGCAGGAAGATATCCTCATGAGTTCTCTGGAGGGCAAAGACAGCGTATAGGTATAGCCCGTTCATTAGCTATAGAACCTAAATTTATAATAGCTGACGAACCTATATCTGCTCTTGATGTTTCTATCCAAGCTCAAGTTGTTAACTTACTTAGAAAGTTACAAAAAGAAAAAGGATTAACTTATTTATTTATAGCTCATGACCTTTCAATGGTTAAATATATAAGTGATCGTATAGGAGTTATGCACCATGGAAGATTAGTTGAATTAACTACTTCTGAAGAACTTTATGCTAATCCTCTACACCCTTATACAAAATCATTGTTGTCAGCTATACCACTTCCAGATCCAGAACATGAAAGACATAGAGTTCGTATAAAATACGATACTAGTGTTCATGATTATTCTGAACATGAACCTAAATGGGTTGAAATAAGACCAGGACACTTTATATTTGGTTCTGATCCTGAAATGGAAAAATATGAGAAAGAATTAGCTGAGCGAGAAGCTACTAACTAA